A portion of the uncultured Draconibacterium sp. genome contains these proteins:
- a CDS encoding family 78 glycoside hydrolase catalytic domain codes for MKIRFISTIIICLLLIGLSSCSSSLEVNDLRCEYRTNPLGIDNTTPRLSWKIFDAQKTRGQKQSAYQVLVASSEDVLANNNGDLWNSGKQNSNQSVNVVYKGSELTSNQECYWKVRVWDMNEQVSEWSEPAKFTVGLLNPEDWNGKWIMKPDQSKSDHNWYRKNLKLKNKAESAYIYVGSFGYHELYVNGQKVTDNVMNPVSSYMKKRIPYLTYDITENLNKGDNVIAVWHAAGWARWRRIREYRNVPFVFKAQVEISAGDEQISLGTDESWKCKKSYSEYYGDWDILRFGGEIIDDRLREDDWNTAAYDDRDWQNAVEYDHQKFNALYPEGYSVEIAINSNKSRSVKAGFTPITAELSAQMVEPQVKLRELQAKEVKDNEDGTYRIDMGENYTGFFEMNLYNGAEGDSVLFEISDQTEVVMNWKQKSKYIFGKSGEGTFTNRFNYGAGRWITVYGLNYKPELKDIKGYVVTNNRKQISTFESSDTLLNQIYQVNLNTYIANTMDGILVDCPHRERRGWGEVTVAAMYGDAFPNYETGAYMDQYSQFMRDAQFADGQIRAVINEEDRPFLMWKANSPITIWETYKMMGDKQFLEDNYQSMHRWMEWMYEHSDFETGGALKIGARGKREMPGLGDWCTPRGNFWDSSNSPEAAHFNNCTYAYMLDCSKNMAAALGKTEDAKMYADRLKVQQKATHILSYDATTGKYLDGRQVNQAFALLAGVTPPEEVGKVTAQLEDNMLYTFPYYDTGSSGQALYTRFFAEYGERMDLIYELLQDTRHPSYGYFIRQGHTTWPERWSAVGNSQIHTCYTGIGAYFIKGFGGIRPNNQDYGMRNFIIKPTPVGDLTSANTEFESLYGQIVVNWKRTQKSASYHIEIPPNCTAKVYIPAVTKEEIYENGLIAENAEGITYLGAEKSAAVGNYEIYQVESGMYDFSVEKLPKTKFPEPVNKGNNLSKIARISASSMHIVSEKLPGFEAFKANDDNLETAWKSDGIENEWLEVSWIKPQTFNKVVINELGSNIKNYKIQFWDESQWKDIVTGTTCGANNELTFDKLCSEKCRLYISEAKEPAVILEFQIMETTE; via the coding sequence ATGAAGATTAGATTTATTAGCACAATTATTATTTGTCTTTTGCTTATTGGGCTAAGTAGTTGTAGCTCATCGCTCGAAGTAAATGACCTGCGTTGTGAATATCGCACGAATCCTTTGGGTATAGATAATACGACACCGCGATTAAGTTGGAAAATATTTGATGCGCAGAAAACGCGAGGACAAAAACAATCGGCCTATCAGGTTTTGGTTGCTTCGTCTGAAGATGTTTTGGCCAATAACAACGGAGATTTATGGAACTCAGGCAAACAAAATTCAAATCAGTCGGTAAATGTGGTGTACAAAGGTTCTGAGTTAACTTCCAATCAGGAATGCTATTGGAAGGTTCGGGTGTGGGATATGAACGAACAGGTTTCGGAATGGAGTGAGCCAGCAAAGTTTACCGTTGGTTTATTAAACCCGGAAGATTGGAACGGTAAATGGATAATGAAGCCAGACCAATCCAAATCGGACCATAACTGGTACCGCAAAAACCTAAAACTGAAAAACAAGGCAGAGTCAGCTTACATTTACGTAGGATCATTTGGGTACCACGAATTATATGTAAATGGGCAAAAAGTGACCGATAATGTAATGAATCCGGTTTCTTCTTATATGAAAAAGCGCATTCCCTACCTCACTTACGATATCACTGAAAATTTAAACAAAGGCGACAATGTAATTGCTGTTTGGCACGCTGCCGGATGGGCGCGTTGGAGAAGAATACGGGAATACCGCAATGTTCCTTTTGTTTTTAAAGCACAGGTTGAAATTTCCGCGGGTGATGAGCAAATCAGTCTCGGAACGGATGAAAGCTGGAAGTGTAAAAAAAGTTATAGCGAATATTATGGCGATTGGGATATTTTACGTTTTGGCGGTGAAATAATTGACGACCGTTTGCGCGAAGACGATTGGAATACGGCAGCCTATGATGATCGCGATTGGCAGAATGCCGTGGAATATGATCATCAAAAATTCAATGCCTTATACCCGGAGGGATACAGCGTTGAAATTGCCATTAATTCGAATAAAAGTAGAAGTGTTAAGGCGGGATTTACTCCAATAACAGCTGAGTTAAGCGCCCAAATGGTTGAACCGCAGGTGAAATTAAGAGAACTGCAAGCTAAAGAAGTTAAAGATAACGAGGATGGCACCTACCGCATTGACATGGGCGAAAATTATACTGGTTTTTTTGAAATGAACTTGTACAATGGCGCTGAAGGCGATTCTGTGCTGTTTGAAATTAGTGACCAGACTGAGGTGGTAATGAACTGGAAACAAAAGAGTAAGTATATTTTTGGTAAGAGTGGAGAAGGTACCTTCACAAACCGCTTTAATTACGGAGCCGGACGTTGGATTACGGTATATGGATTAAATTATAAGCCGGAATTAAAAGACATTAAAGGCTATGTTGTTACCAACAACCGTAAGCAAATAAGTACGTTCGAAAGTTCGGACACCCTGCTGAACCAAATCTACCAAGTGAACCTGAATACATACATTGCCAATACGATGGATGGAATTTTAGTGGATTGTCCGCACCGCGAGCGCCGTGGCTGGGGCGAAGTTACCGTAGCTGCAATGTATGGTGATGCCTTTCCTAACTACGAAACGGGCGCGTATATGGATCAATATTCGCAGTTTATGCGAGATGCACAGTTTGCTGATGGGCAGATTCGTGCCGTTATTAATGAAGAAGATCGACCTTTCCTGATGTGGAAAGCCAATAGTCCCATTACCATTTGGGAAACCTATAAAATGATGGGTGACAAACAATTTCTGGAGGATAATTACCAATCCATGCACAGATGGATGGAGTGGATGTACGAGCATTCGGACTTTGAAACAGGAGGTGCCTTAAAAATTGGCGCACGCGGCAAACGAGAAATGCCCGGCCTTGGCGACTGGTGTACTCCACGTGGTAATTTCTGGGATAGCAGCAATTCGCCCGAAGCGGCTCACTTTAACAACTGCACCTACGCATACATGCTCGATTGCTCAAAAAATATGGCTGCTGCCTTGGGTAAAACCGAAGATGCTAAAATGTATGCCGATCGTTTAAAGGTTCAGCAAAAAGCCACGCACATACTCTCGTATGATGCCACCACTGGCAAATATCTCGATGGACGACAAGTGAATCAGGCTTTTGCCTTGTTGGCCGGAGTTACGCCACCCGAGGAAGTGGGAAAAGTTACTGCTCAGCTGGAAGACAACATGCTTTATACTTTCCCTTATTACGATACCGGAAGTTCGGGGCAGGCGCTTTATACCCGCTTTTTTGCCGAGTATGGCGAACGTATGGATTTGATTTATGAACTTTTGCAAGACACCCGACATCCGAGTTATGGTTACTTTATCAGGCAAGGGCACACAACTTGGCCGGAACGTTGGTCGGCTGTTGGAAATAGTCAAATCCATACCTGCTATACGGGGATAGGTGCGTATTTCATTAAAGGATTTGGAGGTATTCGTCCGAATAACCAAGATTATGGAATGAGGAATTTCATAATAAAACCAACACCTGTTGGTGACCTAACTTCAGCCAATACCGAGTTTGAATCGCTCTATGGGCAAATTGTAGTGAACTGGAAACGAACACAAAAATCAGCAAGCTATCACATTGAAATACCACCAAATTGCACCGCTAAAGTTTACATTCCGGCTGTAACAAAAGAAGAAATTTACGAAAATGGATTAATTGCTGAAAACGCAGAAGGAATTACCTATCTGGGAGCAGAGAAGAGTGCTGCCGTTGGCAATTATGAAATTTACCAGGTAGAGTCTGGTATGTACGACTTTAGTGTAGAAAAACTACCCAAAACCAAATTCCCCGAACCGGTTAACAAAGGCAATAATTTATCGAAAATTGCCCGTATTAGTGCGTCATCAATGCACATTGTTTCGGAAAAGCTTCCAGGATTTGAGGCGTTTAAAGCCAACGACGATAATTTGGAAACAGCCTGGAAATCGGATGGTATTGAAAATGAATGGCTCGAAGTTTCGTGGATAAAACCTCAAACCTTTAATAAGGTTGTAATAAATGAATTGGGAAGCAATATTAAAAATTATAAAATTCAATTTTGGGATGAAAGTCAATGGAAGGATATCGTTACAGGTACAACATGTGGTGCAAACAACGAATTAACGTTCGATAAACTGTGTAGCGAAAAATGTCGATTGTATATTTCCGAAGCCAAAGAACCTGCTGTTATTTTGGAGTTTCAAATCATGGAAACGACAGAATAA
- a CDS encoding family 78 glycoside hydrolase catalytic domain, giving the protein MKNIESKKLNATTFVLLSILMVAIISSCNSHVQTVDLRCEYRVNPLGIDNVNPRLSWKISDDQQTRGQKQTAYQVLVASSEEELNKNIGDLWDSGKQMSNQSVNVACVGAALTSNQECYWKVRIWDMNGKVSDWSKPALFSIGLLNPEDWKGEWIYKEDQSKKDHNWYRKNFTLQDNPDKAMVYVASFGYHEIYVNGHKVTEGVMNPVYSFMKKRLPYLTYNIKPYLQKGDNVIGIWHAAGWARWGRIKEYYDPPFVFKAQADIRFADQNLLLVTDTSWKCKKSHSAYVGRWDILGFGGEIIDERLREDDWNTAEYNDLEWDNAVVFDQSQAQEVGIADITLGPKGAVLVPGTDDNPPSSKITATLSAQMVEPQVKFKEIKPIGVKKNEEGTYVIDMGENYTGFFEMNMYNGSEGDTVVFEIADQTGRKSSYKQKSMYVYDKTGTGHFTNRFNLAGGRWITISGIHYKPELKDAIGYVITNNRKQISSFESSSELLNKIYEINLRTYLANTIDGILVDCPHRERRGWGEVTVAAMYGDALPNFESGAYMQQYAQFMQDAQADDGKMRAVINGDDFYFLMWIANSPVTIWETYRMLGDERLLENHYDTMKKWMNWLFEHSDNATGGALKIGERGSLEFPGLGDWCTPRGNFWSASNSPESAHFNNCVYAYMLNCAQNIASVLNKKEDAALYANRLKVQQKATHEQSYDPATGKYGEGHQVNQAFALFAGVTPETEQERVYANLVDQVLYKFPYYDTGSSGQGLYTRFFTEYAERMDLIYELLQDTRHPSYGYFIREGKTVWPERWSATGGSQIHTCYTGIGGYFIKGFGGIRPNTERPGMQNFIVKPAPVGDLNYANTTYQSMFGDILVNWEKNDTTARYQIEIPVNTTAKVYLPAKEKRDVMESEIVADQVNGISYIGTEKSDAVGNYVIYELGSGVYDFTVNGMPETGYPDPLEKVENLALIGRMNASSMTIKSEKLPVFEAFRANDENLETAWKAKTSENEWLEVEWVKPQTFNQVVINETGNNIKSYTIEYWDGNGWNKLAEGVACGANKQHHFKSVISTKCRLNIQESNSLPAIAELMFFN; this is encoded by the coding sequence ATGAAAAACATAGAATCCAAAAAGTTGAATGCCACAACATTTGTCTTGTTATCTATTTTAATGGTAGCAATAATATCCAGTTGTAACTCTCACGTGCAAACAGTAGACTTACGGTGCGAATACCGTGTAAATCCTTTGGGCATCGACAATGTGAATCCGCGTTTAAGTTGGAAAATCAGTGATGACCAACAAACGCGCGGTCAGAAACAAACAGCTTATCAAGTACTGGTGGCATCCTCAGAGGAGGAGTTAAATAAGAATATTGGTGATCTGTGGGATTCAGGCAAGCAAATGTCAAACCAGTCGGTTAATGTTGCCTGTGTTGGCGCCGCATTAACTTCAAACCAAGAGTGCTACTGGAAGGTGCGCATTTGGGATATGAATGGAAAAGTATCGGATTGGAGCAAACCTGCCTTGTTTAGCATTGGCTTATTAAACCCGGAAGACTGGAAAGGTGAATGGATCTACAAAGAAGATCAAAGTAAAAAAGACCATAATTGGTACCGCAAGAATTTTACTTTGCAAGATAATCCTGACAAAGCAATGGTTTATGTTGCGTCTTTTGGTTACCACGAAATTTATGTCAACGGACATAAAGTGACCGAAGGTGTCATGAATCCGGTGTATTCCTTTATGAAAAAACGTTTGCCTTACCTCACTTACAATATTAAGCCTTATTTGCAAAAGGGCGATAATGTAATTGGTATTTGGCATGCTGCCGGCTGGGCACGCTGGGGGAGAATTAAAGAGTACTATGACCCTCCTTTTGTTTTTAAAGCACAAGCAGATATTCGATTTGCTGACCAAAATTTACTCCTGGTCACTGATACCAGTTGGAAGTGCAAAAAAAGCCATAGCGCTTATGTTGGGCGATGGGATATTTTGGGCTTTGGCGGTGAAATAATTGACGAGCGCCTGCGTGAAGACGATTGGAATACAGCGGAATATAACGACCTCGAGTGGGACAATGCTGTCGTGTTTGATCAGTCGCAGGCGCAAGAAGTTGGCATTGCAGATATTACTTTGGGTCCTAAAGGTGCTGTGCTGGTGCCAGGTACCGACGACAATCCTCCGAGCAGTAAAATAACAGCTACGCTTAGTGCTCAAATGGTGGAGCCACAAGTGAAGTTTAAAGAAATAAAGCCCATTGGAGTGAAGAAAAACGAGGAGGGCACTTATGTCATTGATATGGGCGAAAACTATACAGGTTTTTTTGAGATGAATATGTACAATGGCTCTGAAGGTGATACGGTTGTATTTGAAATAGCAGACCAAACCGGGCGTAAATCCAGCTATAAGCAGAAGAGTATGTATGTCTATGACAAAACCGGAACCGGTCATTTTACAAACCGTTTTAATTTAGCAGGTGGCCGATGGATAACGATATCAGGTATTCACTATAAACCGGAATTGAAGGATGCTATAGGTTACGTTATAACCAATAACCGCAAGCAAATCAGTAGCTTTGAGAGTTCAAGTGAATTGTTGAATAAAATATATGAAATCAATTTAAGAACCTATTTGGCTAATACCATTGATGGCATTTTGGTGGATTGCCCGCACCGCGAGCGCCGGGGATGGGGTGAAGTTACGGTGGCTGCCATGTATGGCGATGCCTTACCAAACTTCGAAAGCGGGGCTTACATGCAACAATATGCCCAGTTTATGCAAGATGCCCAGGCCGATGATGGAAAAATGCGTGCCGTAATTAATGGCGATGATTTTTACTTTTTAATGTGGATAGCCAACAGCCCCGTTACCATTTGGGAAACCTACCGTATGTTGGGTGATGAGCGTTTACTTGAAAACCATTATGATACCATGAAAAAGTGGATGAACTGGTTGTTTGAGCATTCAGATAATGCAACCGGAGGTGCGCTCAAAATTGGGGAACGGGGTTCGTTGGAATTTCCGGGTTTGGGAGATTGGTGTACGCCACGCGGTAATTTCTGGAGTGCAAGTAATTCTCCGGAATCGGCACATTTCAATAATTGTGTGTATGCTTATATGCTCAATTGTGCTCAAAATATTGCTTCGGTATTAAACAAAAAAGAGGATGCAGCATTGTACGCCAACCGCCTGAAAGTGCAGCAAAAAGCTACTCACGAACAATCATACGACCCAGCAACCGGAAAATATGGCGAAGGCCACCAGGTAAACCAGGCTTTTGCATTGTTTGCAGGGGTTACGCCCGAAACTGAGCAGGAAAGAGTATATGCTAACCTGGTAGATCAGGTACTTTATAAATTCCCATACTATGATACGGGCAGTTCAGGTCAGGGGCTTTACACGCGTTTTTTTACAGAGTACGCCGAACGTATGGATTTGATTTACGAGTTGCTGCAAGATACTCGTCACCCCAGTTATGGTTATTTCATCAGGGAAGGAAAAACCGTATGGCCCGAGCGTTGGTCGGCAACAGGAGGAAGTCAGATTCACACCTGTTATACCGGTATTGGTGGTTATTTCATCAAAGGCTTTGGGGGCATTCGTCCAAATACAGAACGTCCGGGAATGCAGAATTTTATTGTAAAGCCAGCGCCTGTTGGAGATTTAAACTATGCAAATACAACATACCAATCCATGTTCGGAGATATTCTGGTGAATTGGGAGAAAAATGATACAACAGCCCGTTATCAAATTGAAATACCTGTAAATACAACAGCAAAAGTATATCTGCCTGCTAAAGAAAAAAGGGATGTGATGGAAAGTGAAATAGTGGCTGATCAGGTAAATGGCATTAGTTACATCGGTACAGAAAAAAGCGATGCAGTAGGAAACTATGTGATTTATGAGTTAGGCTCAGGGGTATATGACTTTACTGTGAATGGGATGCCTGAAACAGGGTATCCCGATCCATTAGAGAAAGTGGAAAACCTTGCCTTAATCGGACGGATGAATGCCTCCTCGATGACCATAAAGTCTGAGAAGTTACCCGTATTTGAAGCTTTTAGAGCCAATGATGAAAATTTAGAAACAGCATGGAAAGCCAAAACTTCAGAAAATGAATGGCTGGAAGTGGAATGGGTAAAACCGCAAACCTTTAATCAGGTGGTTATTAATGAAACAGGTAACAACATCAAGAGTTACACTATTGAATATTGGGATGGAAATGGATGGAATAAACTGGCTGAAGGCGTGGCCTGTGGTGCGAATAAACAGCATCATTTTAAATCGGTTATCAGTACCAAATGCCGGTTAAATATTCAAGAGTCCAATTCATTACCCGCTATTGCCGAGCTGATGTTTTTCAATTAA